The Methanocella arvoryzae MRE50 genome includes a region encoding these proteins:
- a CDS encoding TIM barrel protein, with protein MKLSFSHKLQSESDVRSIQSMEGHGFTCVELFFPERESLDEQTLNMIDEVSATTNLYLTAHLPYKNLNIASIYQYVRESSTDLLVSIIDDLSDYIDIVTLHTGYAQFGSGSLDRAIENNILSLAKICDRAGQNDIMVGVENAMNERHMVGKTFREMEAILKGVDRGNLGITFDVGHAQLTGNIEDYLSRKEYILEVHAHDNFGYTDEHLPIGEGKVNWNRVYETVNAWDCPLVLEQRTFEEGLRSVKYLQSLSAETGPYYRLNLLLARIREAKTSKDLLHINSDMIELSESALQTGGTGSTINHIVSSCRDAMVCRMAEIVQASMADKAGYPRFKYALLATGSFGRSEMSVESDQDTILVLDDDVDEAGREYFKKFSEALVEQLAAGGFDRCRGNMMASNPKWRGTIAELISRLDNSYERSVIMDSRYIYGDRPLSHRFMKTLHNKLHMDPYYSLELAISAVKADVGLEGDSLKIEYFGDAEDAFNIKKYGFRIFSASVKALAARHAITRTNVSDRLWKLEDLGVIDATQFKRFMFAYDQLTRVMMLGYVHNIKKGIVSNEYVQPYLLSKKDRDGLKESLRIVKELQGVVSSEFAIAKNLL; from the coding sequence TTGAAGCTGTCCTTTTCTCATAAGCTACAGTCCGAGAGCGACGTGCGCTCTATACAGTCTATGGAGGGTCACGGCTTCACCTGCGTGGAACTTTTTTTCCCCGAGAGGGAATCGCTGGACGAGCAGACGCTCAACATGATCGACGAGGTGTCGGCCACGACCAACCTCTACCTGACCGCTCACCTGCCGTACAAGAACCTCAACATCGCGAGCATCTACCAGTACGTCCGGGAGAGCAGCACTGATTTGCTCGTCAGCATCATCGACGACCTGTCCGACTATATCGACATCGTCACCCTTCACACCGGCTACGCCCAGTTCGGCAGCGGCAGCCTGGACCGGGCAATAGAGAACAACATCCTGAGCCTCGCGAAGATCTGCGATCGGGCCGGGCAGAACGACATCATGGTCGGCGTCGAAAATGCGATGAACGAACGTCACATGGTGGGCAAGACATTCCGGGAAATGGAAGCGATCCTCAAGGGCGTCGACCGGGGCAACCTCGGGATCACCTTCGACGTGGGCCACGCGCAGCTTACCGGCAACATCGAAGACTACCTCTCCCGAAAGGAGTACATCCTCGAAGTCCACGCCCACGACAACTTCGGGTACACTGACGAGCACCTGCCGATCGGCGAAGGCAAAGTCAACTGGAACCGGGTTTACGAGACGGTCAACGCCTGGGACTGCCCGTTGGTACTGGAGCAGCGGACCTTCGAGGAAGGCCTCAGAAGCGTGAAATACCTGCAAAGCCTGTCGGCGGAAACCGGGCCCTACTATCGCCTGAACCTGCTGCTCGCCCGTATCCGGGAGGCGAAGACCTCTAAGGACCTGCTCCACATCAACAGCGACATGATCGAGCTATCCGAAAGCGCACTGCAGACCGGCGGTACCGGCAGCACGATCAACCACATCGTCTCTTCCTGCCGGGATGCCATGGTCTGCCGGATGGCGGAGATCGTGCAGGCTTCTATGGCAGACAAAGCCGGCTACCCCAGGTTTAAGTATGCCTTACTGGCCACAGGCAGCTTCGGCCGGAGCGAGATGTCCGTAGAGTCCGACCAGGACACCATCCTCGTCCTGGACGACGACGTAGACGAGGCCGGCAGGGAATACTTTAAAAAGTTCTCCGAAGCCCTGGTAGAGCAACTGGCTGCCGGCGGCTTCGACCGGTGCAGGGGCAACATGATGGCCAGCAATCCCAAGTGGAGAGGCACGATCGCCGAGCTGATCTCCCGCCTGGACAACAGCTACGAGCGATCCGTGATCATGGACTCCCGGTACATCTACGGTGACAGGCCGCTCTCTCACCGGTTCATGAAGACACTTCATAACAAGCTCCACATGGATCCATATTACTCCCTCGAGCTGGCCATATCGGCAGTAAAGGCGGACGTCGGCCTGGAGGGCGACTCCCTCAAGATCGAGTACTTCGGTGACGCCGAAGACGCGTTCAACATTAAAAAGTACGGCTTCCGCATCTTCAGCGCGTCCGTCAAAGCCCTCGCCGCACGCCACGCCATCACCCGCACCAACGTATCCGACCGCCTGTGGAAACTCGAAGACCTCGGCGTCATCGACGCCACCCAGTTCAAGCGTTTCATGTTCGCCTACGATCAGCTGACGAGAGTGATGATGCTCGGCTACGTCCACAATATCAAAAAGGGCATCGTCAGCAACGAGTACGTCCAGCCTTACCTGCTGTCGAAAAAAGACCGGGACGGGCTCAAGGAATCGCTGCGCATTGTTAAAGAGCTGCAGGGCGTTGTGAGCAGCGAGTTCGCTATTGCAAAGAACTTACTATGA
- a CDS encoding protease inhibitor I42 family protein, which yields MSVMRYSTMFLVVAGLCFAAVVAATASGALLPDRTYGIDDDGTTVSLKKGEALRVILPENPTTGYSWDLSLSDGLYLVSDRYIADDTGSRRVGAGGIHIWDIRARGIGPQHINAVYRRPWETNAAPEKTFDLKVRVTGGGGLKSDEDGWWRLPQMFRLSMLTKFPRAMQMVN from the coding sequence ATGTCTGTCATGAGGTATTCGACGATGTTTCTGGTGGTGGCGGGACTGTGTTTTGCGGCTGTGGTGGCAGCGACTGCCTCCGGTGCGCTGTTGCCTGACCGGACTTACGGGATCGACGATGACGGTACCACCGTCTCTCTTAAAAAAGGTGAAGCGTTAAGGGTGATCCTGCCGGAGAACCCGACTACGGGCTACTCCTGGGACCTTTCTCTATCAGACGGGCTGTACCTCGTGAGCGACCGGTATATAGCAGATGATACCGGCTCAAGGCGTGTTGGGGCCGGGGGTATCCATATCTGGGACATCCGGGCCAGGGGAATCGGGCCGCAGCATATCAACGCCGTATACCGGCGGCCGTGGGAAACGAATGCCGCGCCTGAGAAGACTTTCGACCTAAAAGTCCGGGTAACCGGGGGTGGCGGGCTGAAGTCAGACGAAGATGGGTGGTGGCGTCTACCTCAGATGTTCCGGCTCTCTATGCTGACAAAGTTCCCGCGGGCGATGCAGATGGTGAACTGA
- a CDS encoding METTL5 family protein, with translation MKKRKLEMLLEQVRGFDRPDVTKEQYATPAVVAADLLYFAFMNGDLDGSVIDLGCGTGILAIGARLLKDDAGMDSTQKVIGIDSDIRALEVAKANAESLGTDVDWVHCDVRDVNNIPEIAVVLNAGSRFDTVVMNPPFGAQEKGNDRPFLDKALEIGRVVYSIHNAGSASFIESYVEGRGAVTNVVELKFPMRHTYSFHKKELALIDVELYRIEAAVEKGENIVD, from the coding sequence ATGAAGAAGAGAAAGCTAGAAATGCTCCTGGAGCAGGTGCGAGGGTTCGACCGCCCGGACGTGACGAAGGAGCAGTATGCTACCCCTGCGGTGGTAGCTGCCGACCTTCTGTACTTCGCTTTTATGAACGGCGATCTGGACGGGAGCGTCATCGACCTCGGCTGCGGGACAGGTATACTGGCCATCGGGGCGAGACTACTGAAGGACGACGCCGGGATGGACTCCACGCAAAAGGTTATAGGCATTGACAGTGATATTAGGGCGTTGGAAGTCGCGAAAGCGAATGCAGAATCGCTCGGGACGGACGTGGACTGGGTCCACTGTGACGTCAGGGATGTCAATAATATCCCTGAAATCGCCGTCGTCTTGAACGCAGGCAGCCGTTTTGACACGGTGGTCATGAATCCGCCGTTCGGGGCGCAGGAAAAAGGAAACGACAGGCCCTTTCTGGATAAAGCCCTGGAGATAGGGCGCGTGGTTTACTCGATACACAACGCAGGTTCTGCCAGTTTTATCGAGAGCTACGTCGAGGGCAGAGGAGCCGTGACGAATGTAGTCGAGCTCAAGTTTCCCATGCGACACACCTATAGCTTCCATAAAAAGGAACTGGCGCTCATTGACGTTGAGCTGTACAGGATCGAAGCAGCAGTAGAGAAAGGAGAGAATATCGTTGACTGA
- a CDS encoding single-stranded DNA-binding protein, whose product MDDAIAPIAEELSRALGVDRETLQRELTLLIIEYKVPPEEAKRSLLKKHRRSIIAGKARREAEETIAPSALRQVPEEPPKPLKDLRVGDAGITIIANVIDPEYREISTPRGPATVISGMLEDSTARLHFTAWVDIPDIFNVRAIVARDVYVKSFHGMPGVNINEKTVLEAYDGLVPPYRRTCRTLKDLSSTDGASDVETEGDVLSLRPGSGLIERCPTCSRVMQKGQCRAHGRMEGVPDLRIKAVIDDGTGSMICVLDRKLTESLIGMSLEELRSMPDRAAGLINTGIIGKPLVVRGNVTSGDFGKIFVATEAEWPADNVPEMAKQLLGEIR is encoded by the coding sequence ATGGATGATGCTATCGCGCCCATCGCAGAGGAGCTAAGCCGGGCGCTTGGAGTAGACCGGGAAACCCTTCAGCGTGAGCTCACGCTCCTTATAATAGAGTACAAAGTCCCCCCGGAGGAGGCTAAGCGGTCGCTGCTCAAGAAGCACAGGCGATCGATCATAGCTGGCAAGGCCAGGCGCGAGGCAGAGGAGACTATCGCACCTTCCGCACTGCGGCAGGTACCGGAAGAACCGCCTAAGCCCCTCAAAGACCTGCGAGTGGGGGATGCCGGCATCACCATCATCGCTAACGTCATCGACCCGGAGTACAGGGAGATCTCCACGCCGAGAGGCCCGGCGACAGTGATCAGCGGCATGCTGGAAGACAGCACTGCCAGACTACACTTTACCGCCTGGGTAGACATCCCGGACATTTTCAACGTCAGGGCCATCGTGGCCAGGGACGTCTACGTCAAGAGCTTCCACGGCATGCCGGGCGTCAACATCAACGAAAAGACCGTGCTGGAAGCCTACGATGGATTAGTCCCGCCATACAGGAGAACCTGCCGCACGCTGAAGGATTTATCCAGCACTGACGGCGCGTCCGATGTCGAAACTGAAGGTGACGTCCTGTCTCTTCGACCCGGCTCAGGGCTCATCGAGCGGTGCCCGACCTGCAGCAGAGTCATGCAGAAAGGCCAGTGCAGAGCCCACGGCAGGATGGAAGGCGTGCCCGACCTGCGAATCAAAGCCGTCATCGATGACGGTACAGGCTCGATGATCTGTGTCCTGGACCGGAAGCTCACGGAAAGCCTGATCGGGATGAGCCTGGAAGAACTGAGGAGTATGCCTGACAGGGCAGCGGGGCTCATCAACACCGGAATCATCGGAAAGCCGCTGGTAGTCAGAGGTAACGTCACCAGTGGAGACTTCGGAAAGATCTTCGTTGCGACAGAAGCCGAATGGCCGGCGGATAACGTGCCGGAGATGGCAAAACAACTGCTGGGGGAGATCAGGTGA
- a CDS encoding DNA-directed RNA polymerase subunit L — protein MEIKILNKTDTEIQVEIKGESHTMMNALKSCLLEDKAVKVATYDIEFPGISDPVLYVRTDKSEDPIDAIKVAAKKLADECDDFLKIFGKKAKA, from the coding sequence ATGGAGATTAAGATTCTCAACAAGACTGACACGGAAATCCAGGTAGAGATCAAGGGCGAATCCCACACGATGATGAACGCCCTCAAGTCCTGTCTGCTCGAAGACAAGGCAGTAAAAGTCGCCACCTACGACATCGAGTTCCCCGGCATCAGCGACCCGGTGCTGTACGTCAGGACAGACAAGAGCGAAGACCCGATCGACGCCATCAAAGTAGCCGCCAAAAAGCTGGCTGACGAGTGCGACGATTTCCTGAAGATATTTGGGAAGAAAGCTAAGGCGTGA
- a CDS encoding carboxypeptidase regulatory-like domain-containing protein, translating to MRARVLFVCSIIVLTIIAMLASPSLAESQNIKSVSGQVTDATGAPLPNATVSLVDASYLEIARTISDSDGNFLFSNADDRGTGYVKVIVSYVQDGKMYNLTKTPATWYASTPAGVKISAEETSLASYPPLPESTRPVQIFTVEGRAVDVNGKPLPGAEVHLYDGIYKEIGVTTTDENGNFRFDNASAASPGCKVQVFYRADGKVYHTNLQNVLWYPTDTGLVKINAPDTTLYDYPESETGYVWGIITDSTGKTVSGEVYLSGEDRHLTIETYRSGKGTAFVSQVPVGEYTVYAVHKGDNGTMKSLPASIKVNPSRNYLDYSPLILVADQPVPPEDLKPTALIIALVLGGLLICGKWYGLRRL from the coding sequence ATGAGGGCCAGGGTATTATTCGTATGCTCGATTATAGTGCTCACTATCATCGCCATGCTCGCCAGCCCATCGCTGGCGGAATCTCAGAACATCAAATCTGTCAGCGGACAGGTTACGGACGCTACGGGAGCACCTTTGCCCAACGCGACCGTGTCGCTGGTGGATGCCTCTTACCTGGAGATCGCCCGCACGATCAGCGATAGCGACGGCAATTTCCTCTTCAGCAACGCTGACGATCGAGGTACCGGCTACGTCAAGGTGATAGTATCCTACGTCCAGGACGGGAAGATGTATAATCTCACCAAAACGCCTGCCACCTGGTATGCCAGTACGCCTGCCGGCGTGAAGATCAGCGCCGAGGAAACCAGTCTGGCCAGCTATCCCCCGCTGCCCGAGAGCACCCGGCCTGTACAGATTTTCACCGTCGAAGGCCGCGCCGTCGACGTTAACGGAAAGCCGCTCCCCGGCGCAGAGGTCCACCTCTACGATGGCATCTACAAGGAAATCGGCGTGACCACTACCGATGAAAACGGTAACTTCCGCTTTGACAACGCTTCGGCTGCATCACCCGGCTGCAAAGTCCAGGTGTTTTACCGGGCAGACGGAAAGGTTTACCACACTAATCTGCAAAACGTGCTATGGTATCCGACCGACACGGGACTCGTCAAAATCAACGCCCCCGATACGACTTTATACGACTACCCGGAGTCTGAAACCGGGTACGTATGGGGCATTATCACTGACAGTACGGGTAAGACTGTGAGCGGCGAAGTCTACCTTTCCGGCGAAGACCGCCACCTGACCATCGAAACCTACCGCTCGGGAAAGGGCACGGCATTCGTATCCCAGGTCCCGGTCGGCGAATATACTGTGTATGCTGTCCATAAGGGCGACAACGGCACCATGAAATCGTTGCCCGCCAGCATCAAGGTCAACCCGTCCCGCAACTACCTCGACTACTCCCCGCTGATACTGGTTGCAGATCAGCCGGTGCCGCCGGAGGACCTCAAGCCAACAGCCCTGATCATAGCGTTAGTGCTCGGCGGGCTGCTCATCTGCGGCAAGTGGTACGGTCTGAGAAGGCTGTAA
- a CDS encoding ATP-grasp domain-containing protein, translating to MARVSSKTGKLNVGSVLVVGYNSRVAACSARRAGYKVYSLGHYDDLDLLRCVESSIRFEDHPSSIRPFLKKLDVDYVVLGAGFEDADVPASMVLGNDPKIAHNVCNKLWLARKIEELGIPQPAIYTRENVRYPCIAKPIVGGGGHKNFKVYDESMLPPEDEYFLQELVTGTPLSVCALSTGSEAMPVSVNEILVGKKWLGVEPGYTYCGNVTPYITRFKDEMFDIARKLIPALGLVGTNGIDFIVNKDGPKVLEVNPRFQGSLDAVEMATGENHFQAHVDAINGKLRPFKIKQYGYRAILFAGRTTRVVQDLSSPETADIPPVGTVIEKGNALISINATGQTRGEASAVVRGTIRRIRKGLQSV from the coding sequence ATGGCAAGAGTGTCGTCAAAAACAGGTAAGCTCAACGTGGGCTCAGTCCTCGTCGTAGGGTACAATTCCCGCGTAGCGGCATGCTCTGCGAGGCGTGCAGGATACAAAGTGTACTCACTGGGCCATTACGACGACCTGGATCTGCTCCGCTGCGTAGAGAGCAGCATCAGGTTTGAAGATCATCCCTCCAGCATCCGCCCCTTTTTAAAGAAGCTGGACGTAGACTACGTCGTCCTCGGGGCAGGCTTTGAAGATGCTGACGTGCCGGCGTCGATGGTTCTGGGTAACGACCCAAAGATAGCACACAACGTCTGCAATAAGTTGTGGCTGGCCAGGAAAATCGAAGAGCTCGGCATTCCCCAGCCTGCAATTTACACCAGGGAGAATGTCAGGTACCCCTGTATAGCCAAGCCCATAGTCGGAGGCGGTGGGCATAAGAACTTCAAGGTGTACGACGAGTCGATGCTTCCGCCGGAAGACGAGTATTTCCTGCAGGAACTGGTCACCGGCACGCCGCTGAGCGTCTGCGCGCTCTCCACCGGCAGTGAAGCGATGCCGGTATCGGTGAACGAGATTCTGGTGGGCAAGAAATGGCTCGGGGTGGAGCCAGGCTACACGTACTGCGGCAATGTGACGCCTTATATCACAAGGTTCAAGGATGAGATGTTCGACATCGCCAGGAAGCTGATCCCGGCCCTCGGCCTGGTCGGCACCAACGGCATAGACTTCATCGTAAATAAGGACGGCCCTAAAGTGCTGGAGGTCAACCCCCGATTCCAGGGCAGCCTCGACGCGGTAGAGATGGCCACCGGAGAAAACCACTTTCAGGCGCACGTGGATGCCATCAACGGCAAGCTCAGGCCGTTCAAAATTAAGCAATACGGCTACAGGGCGATCTTGTTCGCAGGCAGGACCACCAGGGTAGTGCAGGACCTGTCCAGCCCAGAGACAGCCGATATCCCGCCTGTCGGGACAGTGATCGAGAAGGGAAACGCGCTGATCTCTATAAATGCCACAGGGCAGACAAGGGGAGAAGCTTCAGCAGTGGTCAGGGGAACGATCCGCCGCATCAGAAAAGGCTTGCAGAGCGTTTGA
- a CDS encoding transcription factor, giving the protein MSALDNKAVRGYIQKLVGDEGMAVVEKMIEKVPDQEVTDEQVAQISGINLNLVRKTLYILYENHLAMYRRERDKDSGWLTYLWKLDLDNSVHMLRNEARKLIKKLERRLEFESNEFYICQEEAPHRILFDYAMETNFVCPVDETPLMHYDNTAEKQALRNRIDDLKKSLAQ; this is encoded by the coding sequence GTGTCAGCTCTGGATAACAAGGCAGTGAGAGGCTACATCCAAAAGCTCGTCGGCGACGAGGGCATGGCAGTGGTCGAAAAAATGATCGAGAAAGTTCCTGACCAGGAGGTCACGGATGAGCAGGTAGCCCAGATAAGCGGTATCAACCTGAACCTGGTGCGTAAAACTCTGTACATCCTCTACGAAAACCACCTCGCCATGTACCGCAGGGAAAGGGACAAAGACAGCGGCTGGCTGACCTACCTATGGAAGCTGGACCTCGACAACTCGGTGCACATGCTCAGGAATGAGGCCCGTAAACTTATAAAAAAGCTGGAGAGACGACTCGAGTTCGAGAGCAACGAGTTCTACATCTGCCAGGAAGAGGCGCCTCACAGGATTCTCTTTGACTACGCCATGGAAACCAACTTCGTGTGCCCTGTCGACGAGACCCCGCTGATGCATTACGATAATACGGCTGAAAAGCAGGCGCTGCGGAACCGGATCGATGACCTGAAAAAGAGCTTAGCGCAGTGA
- a CDS encoding RPA family protein, producing the protein MTDRETARRVFAREFNDASLQYGEHTDRAPNFVITPTGAMCNRVFAVGVLTEVENIGSAGQVLYRARLADPTGAFTIYAGQYQQEIATFLSEIETPAYVAVAGKARVFSPEPGAHYTSIRPEDVNLVDSSVRDRWTYHTAKLTLDRIAVMEKALASGLRGEELAWHLIRQTEEGSGVSKAIDHYGMTKNSLEAYKQMVTDALSKLIEPEPAATEDASLEDIILQMIARLDAGEGVSYEILLAEMENTGIDEATIEQAIGDLMSKGQCYEPKIGSLKLA; encoded by the coding sequence GTGACAGACAGGGAAACGGCCCGCAGGGTCTTCGCCAGGGAGTTCAACGATGCCAGCCTCCAGTATGGCGAGCACACCGACAGGGCTCCCAATTTCGTCATCACGCCGACGGGCGCCATGTGTAACAGAGTCTTCGCGGTGGGCGTCCTGACTGAAGTGGAGAACATAGGCTCCGCAGGGCAGGTGCTTTACAGAGCGAGGCTGGCCGACCCGACCGGAGCGTTCACCATCTATGCAGGCCAGTACCAGCAGGAAATTGCGACATTCCTCTCTGAAATTGAGACACCGGCATACGTTGCCGTGGCTGGCAAAGCGAGGGTCTTCAGCCCTGAGCCGGGCGCCCACTACACGTCAATCAGGCCTGAGGATGTCAACCTCGTCGACAGCAGCGTCCGGGACAGGTGGACCTATCATACAGCTAAACTGACGCTGGACCGCATCGCAGTCATGGAAAAAGCCCTGGCCAGCGGGCTCCGGGGCGAAGAGCTGGCCTGGCACCTGATCCGCCAGACAGAGGAAGGCTCGGGCGTGTCTAAAGCTATAGACCACTACGGGATGACTAAAAATTCTCTGGAAGCCTACAAGCAGATGGTCACCGACGCCCTTTCTAAGCTGATCGAGCCGGAGCCGGCCGCTACGGAAGATGCGAGCCTGGAAGACATCATTCTACAAATGATAGCCAGGCTGGATGCCGGCGAGGGTGTAAGCTACGAGATACTGCTCGCAGAGATGGAAAATACCGGCATCGACGAGGCAACAATAGAACAGGCGATCGGCGATCTCATGAGCAAAGGCCAGTGCTACGAGCCGAAGATCGGATCGCTGAAGCTTGCCTGA
- a CDS encoding exosome complex RNA-binding protein Csl4 has translation MTENDFVVPGDLVGTSEEYLPGSGTYEENGNIYADITGKIAINKKERAVYIEPAVHAPPVPREGDIVIGRVTDIKGSVALVELSRIKGHLDREIAGNTSAAIHISNVKDSYVQDLAQEFGYQDIVKARVIDTKNMRLSTVDKSLGVLTSMCSRCRVPLKFDNGKLKCPHCERRETRKLSSDYGKGII, from the coding sequence TTGACTGAGAATGATTTTGTCGTGCCCGGCGATCTGGTAGGCACCTCTGAAGAATACCTGCCAGGCAGCGGAACGTACGAGGAGAACGGAAATATATACGCCGACATCACCGGGAAAATTGCCATCAACAAGAAAGAGAGAGCGGTCTACATAGAACCGGCAGTCCACGCGCCGCCAGTACCCAGGGAAGGCGACATCGTGATCGGCCGGGTAACCGACATCAAGGGTTCGGTAGCCCTCGTGGAGCTTTCGAGGATCAAGGGACACCTGGACCGGGAAATCGCCGGCAACACCTCCGCCGCCATCCACATATCGAACGTGAAGGACTCTTATGTTCAGGATCTGGCCCAGGAGTTCGGGTACCAGGACATCGTCAAGGCCAGGGTTATCGACACCAAGAATATGCGGCTGTCCACGGTGGACAAGAGCCTCGGCGTGCTAACTTCAATGTGCTCCAGGTGCAGGGTTCCGCTCAAGTTCGACAACGGCAAGCTGAAGTGCCCCCACTGCGAGAGGCGGGAAACCAGGAAACTGTCGTCCGACTACGGCAAAGGCATCATATAA
- a CDS encoding tRNA (cytidine(56)-2'-O)-methyltransferase encodes MQDIVILRLGHRPERDARVTTHVGLTARALGAKGMLLTTDDKSVAESIQRVAAAWGGDFWVRAGVSYRSEIRQWKEKGGFVVHLTMYGINLPGCLEQIQEQFKGRGVMIIVGAEKVPGDIYGLADYNVAVGNQPHSEIAALALFMDKLQEGKSLMHEFKGGELKIIPSEHGKSVVKNR; translated from the coding sequence ATGCAGGATATTGTTATTCTACGGCTCGGCCACAGACCCGAACGTGATGCCAGAGTCACCACCCACGTCGGCCTCACTGCCCGCGCTCTCGGCGCAAAAGGTATGCTGCTGACGACAGACGATAAGTCTGTGGCAGAGAGCATTCAGAGAGTTGCTGCAGCATGGGGCGGCGACTTCTGGGTCAGGGCCGGCGTCAGCTACAGGTCTGAGATCAGGCAGTGGAAAGAAAAGGGCGGCTTTGTGGTCCACCTGACCATGTACGGGATCAACCTGCCCGGCTGCCTGGAACAGATACAGGAGCAGTTTAAAGGCAGGGGCGTCATGATCATCGTCGGCGCCGAGAAGGTGCCTGGCGATATATACGGCCTGGCGGACTATAACGTGGCGGTCGGCAACCAGCCTCACTCGGAAATTGCCGCTCTCGCCCTGTTCATGGATAAGCTGCAGGAAGGCAAGTCGCTCATGCATGAGTTTAAGGGCGGAGAACTAAAGATAATACCTAGTGAACATGGCAAGAGTGTCGTCAAAAACAGGTAA